A single Capra hircus breed San Clemente chromosome 13, ASM170441v1, whole genome shotgun sequence DNA region contains:
- the WFDC10B gene encoding protein WFDC10B, whose amino-acid sequence MRAQALLALLLLCVLLLQARGGQHGQKTNHLKAKACTKRPREFTCGNHCSYFRHCPQNTICCSTFCGNICMNVL is encoded by the exons ATgagagcccaggctctgctggCCCTCCTGCTCCTCTGCGTTCTGCTGCTGCAGGCCCGGGGCGGGCAGCACGGCCAGAAGACGAACC ACCTCAAAGCTAAAGCCTGTACGAAGCGGCCCAGGGAGTTTACTTGTGGGAACCATTGTTCATACTTCCGGCACTGTCCACAAAATACCATATGCTGTTCAACCTTCTGCGGGAACATTTGCATGAATGTCCTGTGA
- the WFDC13 gene encoding WAP four-disulfide core domain protein 13: MKPALFLQLLLLTRLASQLVSGSPKQHFRRYILEPPPCRSDPENCTDFCTLQEDCQPGFQCCSAFCGIVCTLNKNVNRKRPKTETLRNNGVGK, encoded by the exons ATGAAGCCTGCGCTGTTTCTCCAGCTCCTGCTGTTGACTCGCTTAGCATCGCAGCTGGTGTCTGGGAGTCCCAAGCAACATTTTAGGA GGTATATCTTGGAACCTCCACCCTGCCGATCAGACCCGGAAAACTGTACTGATTTCTGCACACTGCAGGAAGATTGCCAACCAGGATTTCAGTGCTGTTCTGCCTTCTGTGGTATAGTCTGTAcattaaacaaaaatgtaaaCCGCAAAAG ACCCAAAACCGAAACCTTGAGAAACAACGGGGTTGGCAAGTGA